The Rattus norvegicus strain BN/NHsdMcwi chromosome 9, GRCr8, whole genome shotgun sequence genome contains the following window.
TACCGTGAAAGCTAACGAGCAAGGAAAAATGGGGCTGTGAAACTTTGAGGGGAAGATTCAGTTGCGACTTAGGAGACCAAACTCCGCTACCACAAGACTTACTTCTTTCCCATGGTGATTACTTCAACCGGCTATTTTGAGAAACTGTAGACACAGAGGTCTCTCTGTAAAGCTGTCCTTTtgtgaagaaaaggaaatgttCCCTTGTAAAATCTTCTGTACCAGGAAGACAGCGATGCTAAAGTAACCTTTACCacaaaggtttctttctttttctgcagtGAGAGGAGTCCACTGCAAGGTCAGCAGTCCTATCCCAGAGACTTTTATCTACATAACAAGACAGTCGATTctccatgactttttttttttctgtctcagcctcccttaGTTTGTCTGTTACCCCAGGAAGCCTCGTGCTGCTGTTCTGAAATTGGAGAATCATATGACGTCAGGGTGGTAGATAGACCTCAGGGCTTGCCTCAGGTACACCCTCACTTCTTTGTTTAAGAAGTGACATTAGTCCACATATAATTAAAATCAGTGTCACCCATCAATCCGTTTTCGGGTCAATTTAATTCATATACTGGTCAAAGAACCTAGAAAAGACAGGGCACACAGCAATATTTTTTCCTCCATGCAAAGCCTTAGGGCGGAACTTACTGTTCTCTGAGACACAGTTGAGGAACAGTAAGGAGGCCATTGGTGCCTGGAGTAGAGAGTAAGGgaggccaggggctggagagatggctccgtggttcaGAGTATTTAACTGTTCTCACAGAGGAAGCAGATttagtttccagcatccacacagtggttcacagccatctgcaactccGGTTCTGGAGGACCTGACGCCTTCTTCTAGCCTTGGCAAGCACTGCGTGCATGTGGTGCATAAGTGTACACGCAGAGGAGACGCTCATATAcgtaaatgaaaaagaaagaagtagggagaaatggctcagcagttaagggcaccggttgctcttccagaggtcttgagtttaattcccagcaaccacatggtggctcacaaccatctgtaatgggatctgatgccctcagtggtgagtctgaagacagcgacagtgtacttaggTATATTAAATCAATCTATCAGtaggtaagtaaataaatacgAGATGGGAGCCATGGGCAGTTGGAAGAGAAGGAGGGCAGATTCCAGTTCATGCCTTTATAAAGGCTGCTGCTCTACTCCTAAAAGATAAATGGGGATATCAGCCTGATGGCTACCACAGCAATCCTACAGAGAGCTTCCAGGAGCCCTTACAGAGAGTAGTCACAGGAGCCCAGGGACTGTGGCAGGCTTGAAACGCTGTCAACAGCTAGGCTTCCTCGTCTGAAGGCACTAGAGGAGTTCTCCTAATGCTCTAGGCCCTAGAATCTTGGGACTTGCACTCTGGGAAAGGCAGGTCTTTGACGTTGACGTAGAAAAGAGTTGCAGGACAAATCAGTATGAAGCAGAgttaaactgtattaaaggacatTTTTATCCATTGAAAAGCAgaggttggggggttggggatttagctcagtggtggagcacttgcctagcaagcgcaaggccctgggttcgggcctcagctccaaaaagaaagaaaaaacaaaagaaaaaaaaaaaagaaaaagaaaaccagaggtTAAAAGAAAGGTCTCAGAGAAAAAGTGAGATAGcatagtgtctctctctctctctctctctctctctctctctctctctctctcactctctctctctcagtggaTTTTAACGCTATTATAGCTAAATCCTTACCAAGAACTTAAATGAGCTCACAGGACAGTTCGTACAACATGCAGGGAGGAGTGCCCTTGATAAACTGTAATCAGGATTGAGgatatagctcagctggtagagtgcttgtctgacTTCAGCAGTCCTAGCACCCGAAAGCCAGGAATGCTGGTGCTCctctgtaatcccaacacatTGAAAAGAAGTTCGAAGTCCcgctggagagctggcttaggggttaagagcattacctgtccttccagaggtcttgagttcaagtcccagcaaccacatggtggctcacaaccatctgtaatgggatctgatgccctcttctgttgtgtctgaagacagatacagtgtatctatatataatacataaataaaaatctttttaagaaaaaaagaaagtctgtcCCTGAATCAGCAGTCTTTACAGAAGTCTTtggtttttcgtttgtttgtttgtttgttttaagaattatttattgttttaagaattattaaaagatttagctcagtggtagagcgcttacctaggaagcgcaaggccctgggttcggtccccagctccgaaaaaaagaaccaaaaaaaaaaaaaaagaattatttatttatttactatttatataAGAGTACATTGtccttgtcttcagacacaccagaagaggttatcagatcccattacagatggttgtaagccaccatgtagttgctgggaattgaactcaggacctctggaagagcagccagtgttcctaaccgcTGAGCAATATTTCCAGCCCCTGAGTGTTCTTAATTATGCTGCAATTTTTTTCCAGCTGGAGAGCCTTTAACTAGATTGAgaggttcctttctcttttcttctcagttACCCACAATTTCTTTTTATTCCCCCTCAAGTTTTTTACCACAGAGCTATCCTCTCagccccagattttttttttagacagtaTTTTATTTCCTACTGTCCAGATTGACCTCAAGCACTATGGAGACAAGAATCATCTGGAAATgttcatcctcctgtctccaccccccaaatgctgggattgtatgtataagccaccatgcctggctcacatttgaacttttttattattattatttatttatttatttatttatttatttatttatttatttattgtgtgtgtgtgtgtgtgtgtgtgtgtgtgtgtgtgtgtgtgtgacagggtttctctgtgtagccttggctgtcctagaactccatctgtagaccaggctggctttgaattcaaaGAGATTTGCCTGCCACTCCCTTAGGAGTCAAAGGTGTGTACCTCCACTGCCTAGCAGAttacatttttctaattttaattttatttattttaggctgaatgtatggtggcacatacatttaatcccagcatttgggaggccagGGTCGGGGGGGTGGTGAGGAGTGGGGGTGGATCCCTatgggccaacctgatctacatagtaaattccagaacagctaggACTATGTAGAGTAATAGGTTTCTGTTTCAGATAATAAGTTTCTTGGCTGATGTAATAAACCAAATTGAgccaaatttaaaatttataaaggcaggtttattggagACAGCTCTCGAGTGGGTTTACCTGTCTCAGTCTCAGAGAATGAGAGAACGAGGCCAGAGACATCTCCACgcagacagggacacagagacaggcagacaggcagacagagaacaCTGAGAGCACGGAGATGGAGCTCTGGGGTGGCTGGGGGCCTTTTATCTGTAGCACCCACCTTGCACACCCGTCAGAGCAGACGATGATGTAAGCGGCTGTTAGGCCCCCGAGAGCATCACCTGTAAGCTAACATAGATCTCTTTCCTTTATACAAACTGATTGTGTGTGTCTGATGGTGAGTGCAGTGCTGGTGCAGGCCAGATGTGCTACTGCTGCTTCCCTGCAAGGTGGAGGGAAGAAATTGAGCAAGACCATGAGCTCAAGACCCACATGTTTTTCCCTAGGTCTCCACGCAGCAGCccaggtgtgggggaggggcgggggggcAGTTAGGGTCGGTGGGACAGGCTTGTGACTACTGAACCACATCAAAGCAAGTAAGAGAGAGAATCATGCTGCCTGTCGTCCACATTCTTGCCTCTCTCCAGGCTtctgtttttaatctttaatcttttcttccttcaggGTCTTTGATACTGACAGGGACAGCTAATGACAGATGGGAAGTGACCGTATTCCCACAGCTTTGAAGTCTGCAAAACACCTCATGCATACCCGACTCGTTCCCTAGAAGAACAGAACCGATGGAATGAATATATCAAAATTAAGGAATCTAATTAAATCCATTAGGAGCTGGAGGGACGGCCAATCCAGTAAGGATCGGATCATCTGCTTTGGCCACGCCCTTTTGATCTCTTCATCATCAATTAAGGCAATCAGGGCAGCTCTGCAGGAAAGGCTCCCTACTTGGATCATTTTAATTTGTGGCAAGCTGACATTGAAACCAACCCTAATAGCCGCCATCTGCACTGAATCCAGCCTTGAGTTACAATTGCTTTCTGAGGGGGAagtgaaaattttaaaacaaagcctACTGgatggcagaggcagaaggatgtctgtgagtttcaagccagccagggctacacagatcaACCTtgtaccaaaaaacaaacaaacaaaaaaacccaggccATATATCCAACCAGATACAGTTGgaaatatgtacatgtatataactatgtatatgtatatatacacatatagttgtaactataaacatatatacatatatacatatatacataaacctCCTTTAGATTAAGGCAGGGAAATGACTGGAGAAGGTCTTGAACTGTATGTCCGCCTATCCTTTAGTAGACATACCATCCAGTTCTATGTAACTGCACTCAGTTGCAACAGAAACTGTGCCTCCCATCCTCTTCCCAAAAAGGATCCAGCAGAGACTCCGCAGGTCCTGGCTGGCTTGGCCACGGGAGTTGTACAGGGTGAGGGTTAGGAAACATGTCTGAGCATAGCTTAGCTTCATCTGAGGGATCAAACACATGCCATCCTCTCTGTGACTCCTCCAGCTCTTCCTCCACTTCCAAAGGCAACACCTGAGGTGCCTGGATCCCAGAAGAGTCCACATGCTTCAGGTAACACGACTAGAAAGTACAGTCCAACGCTGAGGTCTGCCCCTACTGCGCCCCATGGGGAATTCCTGCACATggcccctcccttcttctcctcctaagAAGGCAAGAGGGAGCAGCTGGACCTATTGAATATACCAGGTGCCAGAATGCAGCTGTTCTCTCCTTGTCGCCTCCACACCCAAGCGAGCTGAGCTGGGTGGAGGCAGAGGGGGTGGGGCTCCCTTGTGCTGTCCTGTGATGCTGTATCCACCGCAGGCAAATGCATCCTGAAATTGATTCTGAGCAGTTCTGACTGGTGAGAGCTGCTACTGACCGGTTCGAGCTGGTGAGAGGGAGGGCAAGGAGTGCAGGCTTCAGGTATtcaaagggagagagagtgatTAAAGAAAGTGGGTATACAGGAAATGGCACCAGGTAGGCCCTAGCCTCAGTGCCCACCACCCTCCAGCTGTGGGCTCCATTCCCATCCATGCTAACAGTGAGTGAACCCCCCTGTGCTAGCTTTCATGTCAGGAAAGAGCTGCTCCAAACTAACCCATAAGTTGAAAGCTGGGGTATAGAAGTATATGCTAAAGGGAGGACTCCCCACTTTGCCAGTTTTGCCAGCTGAGGTGGGTGCTAGAGGTACAGtctagagaacctgggttctcttTGCAGGTCCTGGTCCTGCCATGCCCGTTCCACTGCTCCCGTTGATGCTTCGATCGCTGCTATCACGCCTGCTGCTGCCTGTTGCCCGCCTGGCCCGTCAGCACCTCCTGCCCTTGCTGCGCCGTCTGGCCCGCCGACTGAGCTCCCAAGACGTGAGAGAGGCTTTGCTGAGCTGTCTGCTGTTTGTCCTCAGCCAACAACAGCCACCGGATTCTGGAGAGACCTCTAGAGTGGACCACTCCCAGAGGAAGGAGAGATTGGGTCCCCGGAagtgaagccatgggtccctgaAGCAGCCACGTCCATCAAAGTACCTTTTGGAGCGGGTTAGTTCAGGCACCCGCTTGAACTGGAGCATGCCCGGTGGGCGAAGACGGTCAGGGCTGAGTGTCAGAGGGTTCTGACCCGAACAGCTCCCACTCCCCTAGCACCTAGAGGTCTACAGATTGTGTTGTTGCCCTTGCTCCCCGCAGCTCCCTTTGCCTTATCTCTGGCCTCCAGGGTGGATCTGCAAATGAAGGAGGTATCCAGGTCAGTTAAGAGATGGTGTTTCACTTAAGACTAAAGACAATTTAGCTAAGAGGTGGTATTTAGATCCAAACTGTCCAGTCTAAGACCTTGCCTCCCTTTAAGAGACTTAAATACTTTCAAAGCTTAGTCAATAAATGACTGTGTGTTGTTGTTACTGGTGGCGGTTTGTTCTGGAAGCTGTTTACTGTATCCAgtctggcctcagcctcctgagaaagATCTTGAACTAACTCCTGATCCTTTTGACTTTATCTCAaaggtgctggagttacaggtttaTACCACATCCAAGCCTTGTTTGGGTGgcactgaggattgaacccagaactGTATGCACGCTAAGCTAGCTCTCTACCAGCCGAGCTAATTTCAGGCTCTGTGTTGAATGACTGGGGTGTCTCAGAAAGTcttgccaccccacccccactctgtcCTATCTCCGGGTTATCTGTGGGAAGCTGGAGGAGCAGGAGAGGTGGAGACATTGGCAACACTTCCTTCCGATAACTTGTTCCATCTGTCCCTCGGTCCTCACAAGCTCTACGTTGTTTGGAGTTGTGTGATTTCATTTAGAATGTCCTGCTGTGGCCCAGTGATCAGTGGCTTAGATCTGTGCTGCAGGAAGGCTAGCTGGCTGAAAGGGCAGGAAAATTGGTCCCTGGCATGCTTTGGAGACATCTCAGCTAGAGGTAGTGGGAAAAGAAGATTGGCCAGCAGGGCTGTGGGTCAGGAAGTAGGGTCATGCATGACCTTTAGGGACATCTTACTAGCCTTGAAGAAATAAGAAATCACCTCAACATTTCacctcttggggctggagagatgactcagcagttaagagcactagctgctcttccagagggcttgAGTTAAATTTCCAGCATCTACACGGCCGCTCACAACCCTCTCTAAGCCCAGTTCCACACTCACGGCTGGTCTCCAAGGCCTCCAGGCGTGACCTGGTACAGGGATACACACTcaagcaaaacacctatacacattaaaaaaattttttttttaaatttatttctcacTTCCCAGCAGAGTGAGCGGAGCGCTTTTGTGTACACATGCGGGGGAGGGCATCGAGTATTACGATTCTCTGTATAATTTATGATTCCCACACAATAAACCTTTCAGGAGTGATTTCGGCTGCAGGTTAAGAAGAGCATAGTAAGGAATACAGGCCCCTGTCAGGGGATCCCCAGTCAAGTTGGGGATCCCATGCAGGTTCCTACAAAACTTGAATCTGGGAAAGCCGGACATCTGAGCTGAGCtgcccttcccccctccccctctgcctctcAGGCCTTGCAGAActttttcctccttcccatgACCCAGCTAGAGTCCTCATAGTCCAGCGACCTATGTGGACGGGTGGATTAAAAGCAGTCCCACCTTTCCTACTACGTCCCTTCTCAGCCCTATGGCCCCTCCCACTGGGCCTCCTCGAGCCACCCGGATCTCCACTCTTTGGGCGGCGCGGGGCGGGGCCGGGCAGGGCAGGCAGCGGCTGCGAGCGAGAGGCTAGCGAGCTGTCGTCGGTGGCGGCTACTCTCGCTCGCCCTGTGCCAGAGACTGGTCGGCTCCGGCCTTGGCAGCGGCCCCCACCCCAAGGTGAGGAGGTCGGGAGATGGCTGGGGTCCCCAAGGCCTGGGAATTTTTATTCTCCCCTgtccagcctccccacccccaccccaggtccAATCTCAACTGGTGCAGTGGGGCGCCGATGGGGACTGAACGGTTCTGATGGTGTCTAACGGGTCCTTTGAAAAGGAGGATTTGACTCGACTCGCAGAGTACAAATCTTCGACTTCATgaggatggattttttttttttttgagagtttgTAGGCCCACAATTAGATGGTTGTTTAAGCTCTGGGCCACTTAAAATTATCTCCTGGATCAGAGGAGACATCTGCCAACCAGAGGGTTAGGAGACACATCTGAGAAATTTGGCTAGAAGCCTAGGCTTAGACGGAATGAACAAAGTCAGTTCTTCTTGAACCCTGACCTAGTATCCACCTGTGTACACATCTGTCTTTATATGGAAATTTCATACTGGGCATGGGGAAGACTTGCTCAGTTGGTTTAATTCTCTCAGACcctatgtagtatgtatgtatgtgtatgtatgtatgtatgtatgtatgtatgtatgtatgtatgtatgtatgtatgtatatacatattttttccCCAAAGCTGTGATTCcacttataatcctagcactgtcAAGGCAAGGGAGAGGACAAAGAGTTAGAACTCCTATGTTACAAAACCAGGCCGGCTAGGccagtggcacaggcctttgatttTTAGCACCCCtaaagtagaggcaggcagatctgtgtgagaattccaggccagccagagagacagggtgagatcctgtctcaagaaacagaaCGTAAGGTAACTGGAGAattggttcagtggttaagagtgattTTACTCTTCCCcagggaggacctgagtttggttcccagcacccacatcaggtagctcatGACTGCCTACAAGTCCAGTTCTAAGGGACCCAAAGCCCCCCAGCCCTCCACGTACCCGCGCATATACATTACGCAAATACAtaatcttgaaaaaaacaaaccaatgaGAATGGTACCTAAGGAACTGCAGTCAGAGGtagttctctgacctctacacacacaggAGGGAATGGGGGGGATGAAGAGAGTTTGATCTTGTATTAATTATGGAGCCCTTCcactaacttattttttttttttttaacaatggcATTAGGGCTGAGGAACTAGCTCCACGGCTAGGAGCGTTTCTCTAGCACGCTCTGGGCCCTGAACTTGACCGCAGTGTCCTGAAACAAACAAgagcaaaacaaacacaacaaaacccaCGTTGCCTTAAAATTTCTCTTCATGGCTGACTCTTTTTGGTGTCCCCTTAAAGTCAGCACGATGGGCAAGTGTTTCCCTGGGTTTTCCCTAGTTCCTTTTCGGCCTCAAGGCCACAAAGATTTAATCACCAACAACGGAGAACTTGAGACATAGCTTGTGACAACCCCCCAGCCCGGAGCAAACACTGTTGCAGCAAACACAGATGGCTGTTGCTAACAGCTGGGAGAACaggcctggagagagagagaagaaggctGAGCATGTGATGTGAGGCAAATCTACCTTTGGGAGGGGCAGAAATGATAGAACAAGCCACAGTCCCAGCTGGGGTGAAGAACAGGACGTAAAGTGAGCATCAGATCAGGTGGACCAGCCTTCCTGACCTAACCTTTAGGGACGGGGAGAGGGGAGCCATGAtagaaggtttaaaaaaaaaaacaaaaacaaaaacaaaaacctggtgGACCTGCCTAAGAATCTGCCTAGGCTTGTGAGCTGGGTTCCCTGGGCTGTCCAGCAGAGGGCCCTGGCACCAGCAACTGGCTGAGGCTGCCTGGGGTGTGGGTGCTGGCTGGAACCCAGGCAAGAAGCTTGCCAGACGGGCTATTCTCCAATAATAACAGGCCTAGCTGTGGCCATCTGCATTGACGGCCAGGTCCCAGTGGGTGTGAGGAAAGGAACCAGCCTTCCCCAGTCTGGCTGGGACCCTCACCACTTCTCTCTTTCCGTCCTCCAGCTTGCTTTGCACACCAGGGCTCCCAGCCTGGCCATGCCTATTGGATCTCTCCCGAAACTGCGCCAGCTACGGATGGCTACAGAgcgagacctgggatggggaagaggggaagggcaGGGGCCCACGGAAgaaaggaggcaaaggcagggaaaGACAGGGACTAAACAAACAGAGGGTAGGGATCTGGCGTTGTAGACAGACATGAGGTTACTCTTAAGCCATGGGATGGTGCCCAGAAAAATACCACCCAAGCCCGGCTTCCTGCCCTCTGTTTGCTTAGTGCTAGTGGGGAGATGTGTCATCTCTGTGGGAGCAGGAAGGCTGTATACACCCCAAACAGAACAGCTTGAGAGAACCCACTGTCCTACAGAGTCAGCTACCTCCTAAGGGCCCAGTCATTCTCTGGGGAGAGCTATTGCACCTTTCCCTTATGATGTTAGTACTGGTAATTGTTAATTAGTTCCAATGGTTTCTCTGGGGCATGGGCTCCTTAGGGAGGTCGGGTGAAGTAGGCAATCTGGATGGGATGCTCTTGCCTCAGGACCCTCCCCAACTTCTGTAGGGAGTGCTAATGTAGGGGCTTCTAATAAGTCCTTCCTTCTTGTAGGGCCTTGAGGGTGGGGGATATGGATGGACAAGATTTAGCAAGGCTTCTAGCCCCCAGGGTTGTCTTGGGATGGAACAGTGAAATGGTGGTTAGGACAAAGATATGCAGGATGTGAGGCCTTTCTTCCTGGCTCCCCCCTTCTCCGGTCTCCAGCtgtgcttcagtttttcttagaGACCTCAGGGCTGACCCTATGCAAAGAACCTTCAAGGCAAAGTtatagggggagggagggaatgatgtttgtgtggtgtgccaatctgagggctggagagaggaaacAAACACCTCCTGTGTCCGGGTTCCAGAACAATTAAATCTGAGGTATCCCACCAGGGTAGTGGGTGGAAAGTCTTCttgaagggaaaaggaggagtGGATAGGAAAAAGGATGTAttagaagggtgtgtgtgtgtgagggggtgcaACCAGTAAAACGGTGGAGTGTGAATAATGGCGTGGGCGGGGTTCGGAGAGGGATAACGGAACACCTGAGGTGGAGCGTGGCAGTGGGGGCGTCTGGGCCTGGGTGAGCAGAGGGCCTGTCTGTGGAAGAGTCCTGCCGTGGAACGTGTGGGAGTTAGGAGGGCAGGCCCAGCGCGGAAATTAGAGGTACCCAGTGTGGGGCCCGTGCCCCCTCCCAGGCTTCGGTGTCCTCCCAGGCGACGGTTGGGAAGGATCCAAAGACATGCTTGCCATCGAAGCCAGCAGCCCTGGCGGCCCGAGGCTCAGGGTCTCTGGGTTGTGAGCGGGTGAACTGTTAAGGGGGCGGCGAGGAGCCCGGGGGTGGGGCTGTACCCCGGAGGAGGTGGCTCGGGGCGGGCCCAGTAGAGGGCGGGTTTGAAAGCGCTCGGGCGGGCGCGGGAACCGCTGGCGGAGCGAGCAGATTTCGTCGCCGGAGGTGTCCTTCTCCAGCAGGTGCTCCTATGACCCGGGTGGAGCGTGCTGGGGACCCCGGGGTAGAGAGTGGCGTGTCCGGCCTGCTAGGAGGGAAGTGAGGCCCGGCCTCCCAGCTCCGAGGCGGCGACAGGGACTTTGGGGTGCGGCCCCCACGCGGCGTGTGCGGAGCAGCGCAGCACGGGGCGCGCATGGGCCTGGCTTTGGGTAGGGGGGATGATCCTTTTGTGGGGACCGGGGCGGAGGCGAGTCCAAGACAGCCTGGCTTCTGGGCCTGAAAGCGACTGTCTCTGTGTTGACTTCCGCAGAGGGTCGGCGAGTAGGTGGTTCAGTGCTATAGCTCCTGTTATGAACTGGAGAGAGGAGCTGTGCTGTCTTCTGCCCCGAGGCTGGAGGACGGGGAATGCGGGGATACAAATGAACGTGGGGTAGCTAGCTGCCCATTTACTGACTAAACTCCTGTCTCTGGACTCCCTTCCCTGGGAGCGTCCTCATTTACTCAACACGGAGAATTGAACCAGTGACAAGATAAGGACGCGCACCCCCAGGCTCCCGGTAGATGAAGGCTTGCTCCACCCCTGCACCTCACACCCCATTCGGGACCGTGCGGCTAGTCTGCTCCCTCTTCTTGACTAACCCTTCTCCCGTTCTGTTGTTCTGTTTGTCTTGTCCTGCTTGTGTGAcctttgcatatatatacaaTAATGTATGCGTGGTGGAATGGTTGTGAAGTGTCATGAATCTGAAACTAATGTTACGTGGGAGAATGACCTGATTTTCTCAACTTGTTTAAGCCCTTTAATTGGAGCACTGTTGCCCTCCTGGAAGTCTACATAGATCGCTGAGGAGCCTTATTAATTCACCTTCCCTACCTGAGAAGGAACCTAGAATAATTGGTGCATTGAAATTGATGCCGTTTTCCCCCAGTCACCAGCTTCCCAGCAATTGGCCCATCTATTCAGTAGAAACTGATCCCTACTAGCTTCGGGGGCAGCTAGGAGAGGGGCATCTGCAGATTCCAAGTAAAGGTTCTGACACAGCAAAAACTACACTGAGAAACTGAGCTTCGTGAGAGGTGTCATGTCGGGGCCCTAGGACACAGGAAGGCTTCAGATTGGTGGCTGCTTTCAGGGCCTCTCCATCTCAGACAGGTCAAGGCATGGCTGAAGTGACACCAGAGGCCCTGAACTGCTATTAGATCCCTGGTGGGACAAAAGCAAGGCACCTAAGCAGCGAATGGAATGTTTGGATGTGGGCGCGACCCAAGGGCTGCCTATGGCTTTAACTGGTGTCCAGGGGCATTTCTGCaaggggaggtgtgtgtgtgtgaacacctCTCCAAGCCTAGGCCAGTTTTATGATGGGAGAGTGTTAGCCCTCACTCTGGCTTGGGGCTacactcactttttttttaaagatgtatttatttatttcatgtatgtgagtacatggtctctgtcctcagacacaccagaagaggcatcggatctcattacagatggttgtg
Protein-coding sequences here:
- the Mymx gene encoding protein myomixer precursor; the protein is MPVPLLPLMLRSLLSRLLLPVARLARQHLLPLLRRLARRLSSQDVREALLSCLLFVLSQQQPPDSGETSRVDHSQRKERLGPRK